Genomic segment of Zerene cesonia ecotype Mississippi chromosome 7, Zerene_cesonia_1.1, whole genome shotgun sequence:
cctttttatttattttacatagttttttttgCTTACAATAAAAGATTctcatattcattatttattaactttgaaTATTACTGTCTATGCTATGTATAATAACTTATAGATATGAATAAAGAAAAcccaaaaaaattcattctatttattgtaatctGGATAAAGTCTGTGCCTTTATAAAATCGTCAACTAATTCCTTTTTCAATGCAGCTATAGCTCTCCTATGTACTTGAGGTACTGTTTGCGCATTCCCATGTTGAGCttcaaatttgatataatCCAACCAAACATCAACATTATTTGAACCATGATGTTGGACCAAACATTCATAACATTTCCTTATATGTTTAGCACTAAATTTTTCTTGAGCTTTTTCAATATCTATCATAACAAGATgtaattctttttgtgttgGAGGAGTTCTTATAAAATCTTCATACGCATTTCTTGCTGCTTTCAACCCATTatgatcatatattttttgcaagaGTTTTGGTTTCAGTGATAAAACAACTACGCTTTCAcaagtttgaaattttttgtagcatttatttaactgaaaaattaaatttatcattaatattaagcatgggacaaaaaaattaagtgcTAGTAATCATGATAATTCAAAatgtcttaaaatattatattgcgtaattgtttacatttttgcattcctattttatcatataatttttgcaattcattatcatattttccCTACATTTTGGTTAATCAACAATGAAGATTTATCTATACCTATTTATACTTTGTGTTTTTAAGTGATaggtaaaaatatacacaattagtcacatttttcattcaaaaatgacaaaaaactggcttttaaaatagaatagcATTATTCAAATGGAATCCTCGTATGGATTCTGTCTTAATGATAAAAAGTCTTCACTTGTAATAAAGGGCTTTCACCGACAGATTACAAATGTCTGCACACAATGAGGTCTCATTATAACAATACTAACTACTTTAACATAGATACAACAcccttattaaatataaacttaccaCATCTATAGATTGTATATTGTTCAATACAAAATTCCACAGGTACAATAAATCATCACCCTTCATAGTTTTACTTGCATCTTGTAGCACAGACAACATTCTGTTTTCATTATCCTTACTATGCAAAATCTTTTCCTCCCATAGTATTCTAGATTtaggatttttaattaaagctgtATCTATTACCTAAAACAGTTATTacctataacaatattttctatccTAAACTAGTTAGTAATTAGTAGTTAGTAGTGTTTCTTCTagttaaaaagttgcttatgaCACTAGCTTCCCAAtatccagacacaaaaaaatcGTATAGCAAAATGTGCTCCAcatgaataatattagtaaggattaaTTTtggtacaaaaaattaataacaattcgatactttaatttttagttttatagcattgaaatgctttataaattagaaattttgaaagaatagaaaaaattggcacatgaaaccgaaagaatagaagaaattcgattactgtggcaggatcacgggtggccgagaggctaggcgttgctgttaggcaagatacgcaggttcgaatcctgcctcgtgatcaaattttttctattctttcaaaatttctaattcgATACTTATTAATTCTGGAtgataataaacacaatttcataAGGTCATCTAATGAAGTGATAAATGTTGAAGTCTTAATAAGTACAAAATCATTCCTTTTAGGAATGTGagattcaattatttcaaaaaccatACCTGCACAAACTCATCACTTGATATTTCTCCATCCAACTTCAATAGCGATATACCAAAAGCGTACATGTCATTAGATAATAAACCATTTTCATGACCATACATCCATGCTTCTTTCACTGCAGTGATTTTTTGTGAATCTGTGCAAATATTGTTGTTCAAACCAAGTAAACCATGaatgtattttgtacataatttttcatctggaaactaaataaaagttttataaatatatgctaCAATCCCAAGTAACATCCAATTGTTCAATTCTGCAGGCATCTGTTTTGttctttgaaattaattttaaattaactgtcAGTAATTAgcaatagttttaattaatttttttttatataaatggtggttaaattttgtttctttaatcTATTAAGTCatatttaaccgactttaaaaaaggaggaggaTTCGATTCAAGTGtatcattttttgtttctaaccCCATAATTTATTACTGTGTGATTTCGATAATTctcttttcttatttattagaaaagtcTTTCAATCCCATTTCAAATTTGCCTAGTTCTGACattttgaaggcggtttaatttttgttaaaataaattaaaaaggaaatgATTCTATATCATGTcttaacaacaaaataaacacatctGTAATGACAACTgtattcaacatttttatttcctaaaataattattatagatatggCTCATTTATTGTGTGCTCcctcaaaatttattttaaaatcatcaaCCTGAACAACAAATACCTGCAGAACTAAGAAGTGGGAACTTATACTATATGAAATGGAATAATCATATTCTGATTAAATATCACTGTTTATataatcacaaaataaaaaaaataactaacaataatatgaaaaaatgtaaatgacagttttaaaaattactataataacaaacttatcaataaattttgtataaatatttttgtttgcttaCTTGTTGCAGACCTTCCTCATAcactgcaataaaattttgtaattcagTAGAATATTGATTGTCTTGATCAACAAAATCATCAATTTGTTCCCAATGATAGCcctgaatttaataaaataacacattacttaattaagaaacaaacacataattttataaaatttataaaattcaacattttcattcattatcttttatttttaatgtatttgtgGGTATAGCTGTAAAAGTATAACAGAAAGACAGTCAGACCtgatttttgttatatcaGTTCGGATAATGGAAACACTTTGCAACTCTTATTCAAAACAGCATTGTCAGATTTTAAAGATTCCCTAAGAAAGTAAgactattaaaaagttaagacTTAATTGTcaagaaaatgttaaaactaattGTGCAGCGTTGCTTCAACTGCAGATATACACGCATGCAACTGCcaaaagcaagtatttctatagctcATGTGTTACTCTGACACCTAACTTACATCCCTGCCAAGTAACATTGAAAACCTTTTGGTGGATTTTGTGTGAAAGTAACATAAATGCTGCCATCCTCACAAACCtccatatttttgtaatattcctAGGTTTACCTCCAATTCCTTTGAAGCTATATAAGCCCAGACATCTTTCTCATCTCGTCTATTCCaaatttcttcttttataGACTTCGTTAATGGACCATCATTGTACCGCATAGACAAATCGCAAAGTTTGGACAAAAAGGACAACTCAGGAACATTTTTCACACTGTTCTGCCATACAATTTCTGCtctttttagatatttttcctgtaaatatcataaaacaaatatatataaagatattgccggaagaaaaaaaaattgacattgCCTTTATTATGTTTCTTGCAGCTGATAAAAGAAAGTCTATGACTGAAGTCTAAAGTCTATGAATATGCatgaaataaacttaattctctgccaaaatgtaatttaaagtataaaaaggatgtcaatattatttctaacaaaTATAACAGGAAAACATTGATAGAAACATTCTTACCTTCTCTTCTTCAATTTCAGTTTCACAAGCCAGCCTAAGCTCAACCTCAAATAATTCCAAATAAAGAACTTCTGATTCTGGATGTCTATGAATACCCTTTAATAGAAACCCTCTAGCAGTGTCTAGGTCATTCTTCTCCTTGCTCTCCCAAATGCTAGCTAGTTGCCATGTTTTGGGCTTATCACCATGtatctaattaaaacataaaaaatttcaaaataaagagAAACCTAAATAGATtcatataatgaaacaataatgaTATAGTTATGTGTAAGTAGCCAATATAAACATACTTGCAACATTTGTCCAATAATTGCTCCTATGGCGTATTGAAAACCAACActcttacaaaattttatatactcgAAATATATCTCAACTTCATTTTGGTATCTCaaaataaactgtttaaataatttattcagccGCTTTGCGATGGCGAATTCTATGTCTTTCTTTTTATCGCTAATCTTCGCTTGCTTTCTACGCAGTGAAATATCTTCTAATAAAGTTAATTCATAAGCAATGTACTGAACAAAATcgtctttttgttttattcgtcTTTGTATTCTATATTCAAATTCCTTTCTTTTTCGAGATATTTCTCTGAAACAATCAATTGCAAGgttattaattgaaacatatttagatataatttatttattaggaatGGAATTGGAAATACCGCAATACcttaattcatcatcatcaaaaaGATTAGTTCTTCGCATCTGCTCAAGTTCATTTATCATGCCCTCAATTCGTTGATTAACTTGTTCAGCCATTTTGAGGGatttttattcttcttttttcacaaatccaattatttttacaaaactatTAGTGTAAACAAATCTAAGGTTTACAAAAATTTGAGGTTATAAAGCATGATGTTGATGTTCAACGTTCATGTCAAATTCAAATGTCAAAACTCAATCTCCAAATGACagcaacttttttttttctttgatatgTTTATGAGTGAAGAATTAGTAATATGCCATAGTTTAATTAATGGTGATTAGGGTGTACAGAAACAAAAGGTACTCCGTATGTGGTCAATTGGACGTGACTGACTGGATCGGAAGACAATTTTACAATCTAGGTCTCAAagttacttaatatattataaaattaaaaaagaattgcTAGCATATGCGAATATTTCATGATTTTACCACTGATGTatagttcatttaaattcttacTTTTAGGCGTTTTTTTTGTCAAGCATGTGTAACTACTATCCATCAAGTTCAATCATTCTAAGATTCCTTTAAAGCAATTGCAGGACAACAATTGCAATTGCAAGtcaatacaaatgaaaaagtGTTTGTACCATTGATGCTTCATGACATTTTTGAATACAGCATCAACtatcatccatccatccatcaaTCCATTtcgctttattatattgtataaaataaaacaactaaaatagataattattttcatagtttATTATCTTACATCGGTCACATAGTATaatcataacattatttacaatggaaaattatgaatataaattatttacaatggaaaatacttaatacattaacattaacatatgcaataaatcataaatcaaACTATTCAATATGGATCgttattacttaaattttcCCCAAATCCAATTTGTTAACTAGCAGCTTTTcttaatacacaaaaaattaaaaatgcatagACGTAATTGTCATTACTTCATATTTCTTATAACTTAAAGTAGTCACAATGATAATTGGAATATTACTTTTAGACTacttaactattattttaactactattttaactaaattaacaAGCACTGGTCGGTGTAtagagaaatatattaataaattcaaagagTGGATAGCCCATATTACGATTGTGATAAGTTTAAATTCGATGATTACACAAATGTCGGGTTTTATAAGGACTAGTTAAATTACATTCTTggcttatttttaatgaattacatATTGTTCAGAGAAGGTAtagtaaaatttgaattaagtattttctaattaatgcTATAAACGATAATTCTGATAGTATTTAAGAAGCAGTTCCGTAATGAAATGCGAATTTTGTACTGTTGTGTTCTATTAATCTTtacttaaacaaaacatacaaaaccAACCTAAATTTGCAATCAATAATCCAATATATACCTTAGctcaatttattacttatataataactgttaCCACCACAGTTATGACTTATGTAATAAcagtcaaattaattttataatgccaAGTCACCTAGCAGTAAATTTAGTCACCCCCCCATCACAATGTTCAATAATTCCCCTACCCTTAAAGCAGTTTAACCatgttttagaaaataacTTAAAGCTTTCTCTTTCGTCATCAGACTTTGATACTGGAGTCACATTTATTTCAGGGATGCATCTCCCAAAATCAATGGCCGGCAACCACACCTGAAAATCGGAGTCAGGAGAGTATTTAAAGATATCCTGGCAGCCCTGAAGGTTGATCTGCGGTACAGGGGGTTGCCTTTGTAAAAGTTTTTTCAGTGTTATAAATGTTAGaagattatgttttaatgtcaCGCTCTGCAAGTTCTTGGCCCGGCCGAGACacctgaaaataatataatcattatcaatataaataaccgatgtttttaaaattgacaaTTGTCACATAAtgtaattctattattattatttaagaaaagcaGGTAAGTAAATAAGGAAAGTTTTCTTTCCTTATTTACCTTATTGAATACTCATAGCAGTggttcatatttaatttttttgtcataaactatttatgcactgtatttttttgtgtgccgccaaattttgaaattgttaaatatgtgtcgcaacaaaaaaaaagcttaaGAATCACTGACTTATAGAATTGATTGGAATTAAAATCGGTTATATACGAAAATTctaatatgattaattaactGACcctctatatattttatgattatatgatATTGATATGATATTGATATAACAAGAGTAatacaaatcataaaataccCCCAAATTGGCATTAACATGTATAGAAATGAAAAGCACGATCTGTACATACCTAAAAATCCGCATAAATTGTCCATCAACTAATTTACAACTGGACAAATTGAAACGTCTCAGTTTCAACTCCTTCGCTGTATCCATAAAGCTCGCCAAACATACAACACAACTACCCTCAACTCCAACATTTTCCAAATCCAACTCAGTCAACACATTGGGGTTCAGCGTCGtcattaaattacttaaaaacacTTGCTTAAGatcattattacttatatCTAACACTTCTAAAGCATCAAATTGAATCTGTGATGTACTGATTTCTTTGTAGGCATACTCTGATATTTGACAATCattgatttttaatgatttaagtCTAATATACTGCGTCAGTTTCGCCAAGTATTTGAATCCATCATTGTTTAtgggattatggcctaaatcAATGTCTTCTAGTGATTGACAGGCCGGTTTATTGGCTTTCTCGAaggcatttaataatattttaataccatcGCCTGTTATATTGTTTCTACTGACATCTAACAGCGTTAAATGCTTCATAGTACAGAGGCTGTCGGTTAAATATTTGAAGCCATCATTTCCTATGTTGTTATTTGATATCATTATGGCCGTTATATGTGTTTGATGGGTGAGGGCTCTGAATAAAGGTCGTATTTGTGATGGCGGTAGTGTTTGCGAGCCGAGAGCTAGACGCCGTGTTGTATGACTGCGACCAACTGATTGTTGTATTTCTTCGGATGGTGCTgaaattgagatttttttattataacgcaTTCCAGATAATAATGAGAATGTCTATGACCTCGATGtgtcaaattacatttaaaaatacgatttaCTTCGAAATACTCTTTGCACATCAATTAAAGGGTTTATTTTactcaattattaatttgtttgaataaacaGCTATGACGTCACAACATGGCGCTGAGACAATACTATTTTTAGTTGAATGGCATAGTAAGaagtttattcattaaatattgtaatgtgaatgttatattatgtttctataAAATGTGATTTGTTTGTCCCTTAATTCCAGAgctatttttaactttaaaacaacaacttcatgaataaaatataaattgaacagAGGAGTTTATTCATATAACACCAGCGGTGACTTTGT
This window contains:
- the LOC119840746 gene encoding U3 small nucleolar RNA-associated protein 6 homolog, whose protein sequence is MAEQVNQRIEGMINELEQMRRTNLFDDDELREISRKRKEFEYRIQRRIKQKDDFVQYIAYELTLLEDISLRRKQAKISDKKKDIEFAIAKRLNKLFKQFILRYQNEVEIYFEYIKFCKSVGFQYAIGAIIGQMLQIHGDKPKTWQLASIWESKEKNDLDTARGFLLKGIHRHPESEVLYLELFEVELRLACETEIEEEKEKYLKRAEIVWQNSVKNVPELSFLSKLCDLSMRYNDGPLTKSIKEEIWNRRDEKDVWAYIASKELEGYHWEQIDDFVDQDNQYSTELQNFIAVYEEGLQQFPDEKLCTKYIHGLLGLNNNICTDSQKITAVKEAWMYGHENGLLSNDMYAFGISLLKLDGEISSDEFVQVIDTALIKNPKSRILWEEKILHSKDNENRMLSVLQDASKTMKGDDLLYLWNFVLNNIQSIDVLNKCYKKFQTCESVVVLSLKPKLLQKIYDHNGLKAARNAYEDFIRTPPTQKELHLVMIDIEKAQEKFSAKHIRKCYECLVQHHGSNNVDVWLDYIKFEAQHGNAQTVPQVHRRAIAALKKELVDDFIKAQTLSRLQ